A single Anopheles maculipalpis chromosome 3RL, idAnoMacuDA_375_x, whole genome shotgun sequence DNA region contains:
- the LOC126561220 gene encoding protein MTO1 homolog, mitochondrial, translating into MLRTAQLWRVFSSHIFTRNLFLNDVRRAVSSSPSTCDAFDVIVVGGGHAGTEACSAAARMGARTLLVTQKRSTIGEMSCNPSFGGIGKGHLIREVDALDGVCARCCDRSGVQYKVLNRRKGPAVWGPRAQIDRTLYKREVQQTLENTPNMTIIEASVEDIMLCCAEEHPRMDGITLSDGRTIGTNSLVITTGTFLRGQINIGMETRPAGRIGDDPAVGLAKSIEKLGFRLGRLKTGTPPRIHRDSIRFERLARHPGDDPPVPFSFLNDRVWLEPDQQLDCFLTQTTSHVNDIVLRNLHCNRHVTEELTGPRYCPSIESKILRFGHKLHQIWLEPEGFDSELIYPNGLSCTLPADEQAKLVRCLEGLEQAVMVRPGYGVEYDFVDPRELFPTLETKRVKGLFLAGQINGTTGYEEAAAQGVLAGANAAAHALSRSPLTVSRTEAYLGVLVDDLTTLGTNEPYRMFTSRAEFRLSLRPDNADLRLTEKGFAMGLVSEERLQRTVSIRQRLAKAVELLCDVKKGSNQWRAAMHLPPAKASVYKSAFEMLAISNDEITTERVCAVEPTVLGWILHDPELCQRLKIEALYSLSIEDQSREVEEVLRNESLRIPDAIDYLSKSLNLSFEEQEKLVKIKPQTIAAASRIQGITPSSIVRLVKYVKQHKLSATAI; encoded by the exons ATGTTACGGACAGCTCAGCTTTGGCGAGTATTCTCTTCACACATCTTCACCAG AAACCTGTTTTTAAATGACGTTCGACGCGCCGTCTCATCTTCGCCATCAACTTGTGATGCGTTCGATGTTATAGTGGTCGGTGGTGGACATGCAGGGACTGAAGCATGCAGTGCGGCCGCTCGCATGGGAGCACGGACGCTGCTGGTAACGCAGAAACGGTCCACCATCGGAGAAATGTCTTGCAATCCGTCCTTCGGTGGTATTGGCAAGGGCCATCTCATCCGTGAGGTAGATGCTCTGGATGGTGTTTGTGCGCGATGTTGTGACCGAAGCGGTGTCCAGTATAAGGTGTTAAACCGTCGGAAGGGACCGGCAGTGTGGGGGCCACGTGCTCAAATCGACCGAACACTTTACAAGCGCGAAGTACAACAAACGCTCGAAAATACCCCTAACATGACGATAATCGAGGCATCGGTAGAGGACATTATGCTATGCTGCGCAGAAGAGCATCCTCGAATGGATGGCATAACGCTGTCTGATGGCCGTACGATTGGAACGAACAGTCTTGTCATTACTACGGGTACGTTTCTACGCGGTCAGATAAATATTGGAATGGAAACGCGTCCTGCCGGAAGAATCGGAGATGATCCGGCTGTAGGACTGGCGAAAAGTATCGAGAAGTTGGGTTTCCGGTTAGGTCGCTTGAAGACTGGCACACCACCTCGCATTCATCGGGATTCGATACGCTTCGAGCGACTGGCGCGCCATCCGGGTGACGATCCGCCGGTTCCCTTTTCGTTTCTTAACGATCGCGTCTGGCTCGAACCGGACCAACAGCTGGACTGTTTTCTCACGCAGACGACCTCCCACGTCAACGACATCGTACTGCGCAATCTGCACTGCAATCGACACGTCACCGAGGAACTAACCGGACCCCGCTACTGTCCCTCGATCGAGTCCAAGATCCTGCGCTTTGGCCACAAGCTGCATCAGATATGGCTCGAGCCGGAAGGCTTCGACAGTGAATTGATCTACCCGAATGGATTGTCTTGTACGCTTCCGGCCGATGAACAGGCAAAGCTTGTGCGCTGTCTGGAAGGACTGGAACAGGCCGTAATGGTACGGCCCGGGTACGGCGTTGAGTATGATTTTGTAGACCCTCGTGAGCTGTTCCCAACGCTGGAAACCAAACGTGTGAAGGGATTGTTCTTGGCAGGTCAAATCAACGGTACGACGGGCTACGAAGAAGCGGCCGCTCAGGGGGTTCTGGCAGGTGCTAATGCTGCCGCACATGCACTTTCCCGGTCACCGCTTACCGTGAGCCGGACAGAGGCCTATCTTGGTGTGCTGGTGGATGATTTGACCACTCTCGGAACGAACGAACCGTACCGCATGTTCACAAGTCGTGCTGAGTTCCGGCTCAGCTTGCGTCCCGATAACGCTGATCTACGGCTCACCGAGAAGGGCTTTGCCATGGGGTTAGTGTCCGAGGAGCGCTTACAGCGAACAGTTTCAATACGGCAGCGATTGGCCAAGGCAGTGGAGTTACTGTGCGATGTAAAGAAGGGTAGCAATCAGTGGCGTGCAGCAATGCATCTACCACCGGCCAAGGCAAGCGTCTATAAGAGTGCCTTCGAGATGTTGGCCATCTCGAACGATGAAATCACAaccgagcgtgtgtgtgctgttgagCCAACCGTACTGGGCTGGATTCTGCATGATCCAGAGCTGTGCCAGCGACTTAAAATCGAAGCCTTATACAGCCTTTCAATCGAGGATCAGTCACGTGAAGTGGAGGAAGTATTACGGAACGAGAGTTTAAGGATACCGGACGCTATTGACTATCTATC GAAATCTCTAAATCTTTCATTTgaagagcaagaaaaattGGTCAAAATTAAACCTCAAACG ATTGCTGCCGCTAGTCGTATTCAAGGAATAACCCCATCGTCTATCGTGCGTTTGGTAAAATACGTTAAGCAACACAAACTAAGTGCTACTGCCATCTAG
- the LOC126563614 gene encoding synaptic vesicle 2-related protein, translated as MKPRRVGMARGYEEMDGANVPRPPGSVGAVGGAAGADSTTGVAGNVSSVTAVGGTMLAGTAPEFELASVSVVPDDTYTVTQAVNALGFGWFQVKLSLCVGLCWMADSMEMTILSVLGPALHCDWGISRYQQALVTTVVFLGMMLSSTFWGHLSDRYGRKPALTLCGVLLFLYGLLSSVAPSFGWLLLLRGLVGFAIGCVPQSVTLYAEFLPTKQRAKCVVLLDCFWALGACFEVALALAVTPTLGWRWLLGLSAAPLFIFAIITPWLPESARYHVTSGQSDKALNTLEQIAKDNRRPMLLGRLVVEGPSGSRGSLKALLGSSLRRTTLLLWFIWMSCAFCYYGLVLMSTELFGGKNKTIIDRGMAVDDGITIDCQPLATTDYMDLLWTTLAEFPGIFATIYVIEKFGRKKTMALQFLFYAGCVLMITVTEVRVLLTIILFMARGVIAGLFQAAYVYTPEVYPTALRSVGVGGCSALARLGAMATPYIAQVLFQSSIWSAVTVYGIFAACASVACMLLPYETRGADLAH; from the exons ATGAAACCAAGACGTGTTGGAATGGCACGAGGGTACGAGGAGATGGATGGGGCAAATGTTCCTCGTCCGCCTGGATCCGTGGGAGCAGTAGGAGGTGCTGCCGGAGCAGATTCCACAACGGGAGTCGCTGGAAATGTATCTTCAGTTACCGCTGTCGGTGGAACAATGCTGGCCGGAACAGCGCCCGAATTCGAGCTGGCATCTGTCAGTGTAGTTCCGGATGACACGTACACCGTCACACAGGCCGTAAATGCGCTGGGGTTTGGGTGGTTTCAGGTGAAACTGTCCTTGTGCGTGGGACTGTGTTGGATGGCCGACTCGATGGAGATGACCATACTGAGTGTGCTAGGACCGGCATTACACTGTGATTGGGGTATATCCCGCTACCAGCAGGCCCTAGTAACGACAGTCGTCTTCCTCGGTATGATGCTTAGCTCCACCTTTTGGGGTCATCTAAGCGATCGCTACGGACGGAAACCG GCTTTGACACTATGCGGAGTACTTCTTTTTCTGTACGGTTTGCTCAGCTCTGTCGCACCGAGCTTTGGctggttgttgctgctgcgtgGACTTGTCGGCTTTGCCATTGGCTGTGTACCACAGTC tgTAACACTCTATGCAGAATTTCTTCCCACGAAGCAACGTGCCAAATGTGTCGTATTGCTCGAT TGTTTCTGGGCGCTTGGAGCCTGTTTCGAGGTGGCACTAGCACTGGCCGTAACACCGACGCTTGGCTGGCGCTGGTTGTTGGGTTTATCGGCCGCACCTTTGTTTATTTTCGCTATAATTACTCCG tGGCTTCCAGAATCAGCCCGTTACCACGTTACCAGCGGTCAAAGCGACAAAGCACTGAACACATTAGAACAGATCGCGAAGGACAACCGTCGACCGATGTTGCTGGGTCGGTTGGTGGTGGAAGGTCCAAGTGGTTCGCGGGGAAGTTTGAAGGCACTGCTCGGTAGCTCACTAAGACGAACcacgctgctgctgtggttCATCTGGATGTCGTGTGCCTTCTGCTACTACGGATTGGTGCTGATGTCTACCGAACTGTTCGGTGGtaagaacaaaacaatcatcGACAGAGGCATGGCGGTAGACGATGGCATTACGATCGACTGTCAACCGTTAGCTACGACGGACTATATGGATCTGCTGTGGACAACGTTGGCCGAGTTTCCGGGCATATTTGCGACAATCTATGTGATTGAAAAGTTTGGCCGAAAGAAGACAATGGCACTGCAGTTTCTTTTCTACGCCGGTTGCGTGCTTATGATTACCGTAACGGAAGT GCGCGTGTTACTGACAATTATTTTGTTCATGGCACGTGGCGTCATTGCCGGTCTGTTCCAGGCGGCATACGTTTACACACCGGAAGTTTACCCGACGGCCTTGCGATCGGTCGGGGTTGGTGGTTGTTCTGCGCTGGCTCGTCTCGGAGCCATGGCAACACCGTATATTGCTCAGGTGCTCTTCCAGTCGTCAATCTGGAGCGCTGTAACGGTGTACGGAATATTTGCTGCGTGTGCCAGTGTGGCCTGTATGCTATTACCGTACGAAACGCGTGGTGCTGACCTGGCGCATTAA
- the LOC126561615 gene encoding nose resistant to fluoxetine protein 6-like: MMQKKFGSIICVAVLLVGLGLTIVVGHAAAGGDEDDSTNNMVNATQTDAQTLNSCNGTQTVTSDTGPNSGPCPGGGTHSTHQARLRGKLNNTTCVNAFCGVNDGDRPVDSSEEMDDDVINATVSKGSHSHQHQHRSHLLPSPVGILVSADEEAVDAALEYGGKKVVLKAEVLKHTSVLYGLISIAERDELSERCYRELQRVYHGIQQKEIWAMKVLDASGSQESGFMWGHNHWIGSEKGCESTRTPLSITLSDRYRRNMKRNLVTALAPFELDYRIVFAKHQSAWQVDVKFQSENILHIGVCIPRSCTNDELHNLTARYFDENLVLAQDIYEFKPNVLHVKNTTLDRAFWLKPSIFIIGLSLAFTLLMVYMAHSREQRLLEEKNNNHPSGSTTAPATAASTNGDLAEETTFLDRVIDSFNVRKNLNTIFRTDTGPQSLPVICGMKSICCFLILCFHMQWYTFYTVHNPSVMLHYAEQIRFQLVSNAPLLVDVFFAISGFLLSYNFIRNRSKVQEVKANTLWENGKLYGKMLLHRYLRLSPMYLFVTVLGELTHSYIVETSKFWVHERSDLGCQRYWWRNLFYIQNLYPVDDFCLSWTWSLACEMQYYMLFTILLFVYAKSSKFGKKMFGVFAIGTLLFNIGLTLNYRFIPSYDVLYNTGDALYTAPWSRVSPYVVGVYFGWLMASSRDKFTITQNQYRWYWLLACFCVIFSMHSTIKRNFPFPIASTVMVAVRWLISWAACWVILATGCGYSNLVTRVLSSKFFVHINKLTYGIYLLNPLIIIVTFGVSDSSAHADPIPAIVMAFGVTLLSYMAAIVFSAFFEIPYCRISNEILKLNRKVPIITHPSPTSTSGPNHPSFPPVIASEQKIK, translated from the exons ATGATGCAGAAGAAATTCGGTTCCATTATCTGCGTCGCAGTCCTGTTGGTAGGGCTGGGACTGACGATCGTCGTTGGACATGCAGCTGCCGGCGGCGATGAAGATGATAGCACAAACAATATGGTTAACGCGACCCAAACTGATGCGCAAACGTTGAACAGTTGCAACGGTACGCAGACAGTCACTTCCGACACAGGGCCCAACAGCGGCCCCTGTCCCGGGGGCGGAACGCATTCAACGCATCAGGCGCGGCTGAGAGGCAAATTAAATAATACGACGTGCGTGAATGCGTTCTGCGGTGTGAACGATGGTGACCGTCCAGTGGACAGTTCGGAAGAGATGGATGACGATGTGATTAACGCCACCGTTAGCAAGGGCAGCCACtcccatcagcatcagcatcgaTCGCATCTGCTTCCATCGCCGGTCGGGATACTGGTAAGCGCGGACGAGGAAGCTGTCGACGCGGCACTCGAGTACGGTGGCAAGAAGGTGGTGCTGAAGGCGGAAGTGCTCAAGCATACTTCCGTTCTGTACGGTCTCATCTCGATCGCCGAGCGGGACGAACTTTCGGAGCGGTGCTATCGTGAGCTGCAGCGCGTGTACCATGGCATCCAGCAGAAGGAGATCTGGGCGATGAAAG TGCTGGACGCATCCGGGAGCCAGGAATCGGGTTTTATGTGGGGTCACAATCACTGGATCGGTTCCGAAAAGGGTTGCGAATCGACACGTACGCCACTTTCGATCACGCTATCCGATCGGTATCGGCGCAACATGAAGCGTAATCTGGTGACTGCCCTAGCGCCGTTTGAACTGGACTATCGGATCGTGTTTGCCAAGCATCAGTCAGCGTGGCAGGTGGACGTAAAGTTCCAGAGCGAG AACATTCTCCACATCGGTGTGTGCATTCCGCGATCATGCACGAACGATGAGTTGCACAATCTGACGGCGCGGTACTTCGACGAGAACCTGGTCCTGGCGCAAGACATCTACGAGTTCAAACCGAACGTGCTGCACGTGAAGAACACCACGCTCGATCGAGCTTTCTGGTTAAAGCCGAGCATTTTCATCATCGG ACTCTCACTCGCCTTCACCTTGCTGATGGTCTACATGGCGCATAGCCGAGAACAACGGTTATTAGAGGAAAAGAACAATAATCATCCGTCCGGCTCAACCACTGCTCCGGCAACTGCAGCGTCTACCAATGGCGATCTGGCAGAAGAAACCACTTTCCTCGATCGAGTGATCGATAGCTTCAATGTGCGCAAGAACTTGAACACAATTTTTCGTACAGATACTGGCCCGCAATCGCTGCCAGTGATTTGCGGGATGAA GTCAATTTGCTGCTTCCTGATTCTGTGCTTCCACATGCAATGGTACACGTTCTACACCGTGCACAATCCATCGGTGATGCTCCATTATGCTGAGCAGATTCGGTTCCAGCTGGTCAGCAATGCGCCCCTGCTGGTGGACGTCTTTTTCGCCATCAGTGGCTTTCTGCTGAGTTACAACTTCATCCGCAACCGGTCCAAAGTGCAGGAGGTCAAGGCGAATACGCTGTGGGAAAATGGCAAGTTGTATGGCAAGATGCTGTTGCATCGCTACCTCCG CCTTTCGCCAATGTACCTGTTCGTGACGGTTTTGGGCGAGCTGACGCACAGCTACATCGTGGAGACGTCCAAGTTTTGGGTGCACGAGCGATCGGATCTCGGATGTCAGCGGTACTGGTGGCGCAATCTATTTTACATACAGAACCTCTACCCCGTGGACGACTTCTGCCTCAGCTGGACCTGGTCTTTGGCCTGCGAGATGCAGTACTACATGCTCTTCACCATCCTGCTCTTTGTCTACGCCAA GAGCTCAaagttcggcaaaaagatgtttGGTGTGTTCGCAATAGGCACGTTGCTCTTCAACATTGGGCTGACGCTGAACTATCGCTTCATTCCGTCGTACGACGTGCTGTACAACACGGGTGATGCTCTGTACACTGCGCCCTGGTCTCGAGTGTCTCCGTACGTGGTCGGGGTCTACTTTGGATGGCTGATGGCGTCGTCTCGCGACAAGTTCACCATCACACAG AACCAATATCGATGGTACTGGCTGTTGGCCTGCTTCTGCGTGATATTCAGCATGCACTCCACGATCAAGCGCAACTTCCCGTTTCCGATCGCCTCGACCGTCATGGTGGCTGTACGGTGGCTGATCTCGTGGGCTGCTTGCTGGGTGATTCTAGCCACCGGATGCGGTTACTCAA ATCTTGTAACGCGAGTGCTTTCTTCTAAATTTTTTGTTCACATCAACAAGCTGACGTACGGGATCTATCTGTTGAATCCCTTAATAATCATCGTCACCTTTGGAGTGTCAGATTCCAGTGCCCATGCCGACCCTATACCAGCG ATCGTTATGGCGTTCGGCGTAACATTGCTTTCCTACATGGCAGCGATCGTCTTTTCCGCCTTCTTTGAGATACCCTATTGCAGAATCTCCAACGAGATCCTGAAGCTCAATCGGAAGGTTCCCATAATCACGCATCCTTCTCCCACCTCTACCAGTGGGCCCAATCACCCTTCGTTTCCCCCCGTGATCGCGAGTGAACAGAAGATAAAATGA
- the LOC126562531 gene encoding DCN1-like protein 3 has product MGSCLTCFRTPPNANVSTATGIPINVGGTTQDTALTYTEMDAIGHETDDLLPVSVAAHHMDHGEKHTGGSFKKPTVGGMLNGNISSAVPGSGTIVGVGGMIGSTGGLMAENMNNNGMGSKELCGGMNGPQVLLSDNDLNKLFESYKDAQEDAILSEGIERLCGDLGYKPDDFAILVLAWCLDASQMCQFTKAEFIQGLQRMNAASIEDIRARLQQIVERLRTDGTEDFKSLYRFTFRFGLEPGHRILSLDMAISLWRLVFTVHTPDILQRWLDFLEQPQNIRGVPKDTWNMFLNFVETCDIENYDDTEAWPSLFDDFVDYERDRTGHEAAKVKDDNGGEPPPPEHSEYTCS; this is encoded by the exons ATGGGCAGCTGCTTGACATGCTTTCGAACGCCGCCAAACGCCAATGTTTCTACTGCCACTGGTATTCCAATCAATGTCGGGGGAACGACCCAAGATACCGCTCTGACATACACCGAGATGGACGCAATTGGACATG AAACAGACGATCTCCTACCCGTGAGTGTGGCCGCACATCATATGGACCATGGAGAAAAACATACCGGAGGAAGCTTTAAAAAACCCACAGTCGGTGGAATGCTGAATGGCAATATTTCATCCGCAGTGCCAGGTAGCGGCACGatcgttggtgttggtggaatGATCGGATCGACAGGTGGTTTAATGGCGGAAAACATGAATAATAATGGAATGGGAAGCAAGGAGCTGTGCGGTGGTATGAACGGACCGCAAGTATTGCTCTCCGACAACGATTTGAACAAATTGTTCGAAAGCTATAAGGATGCACAGGAAGACGCGATACTGTCGGAAGGGATCGAGCGACTTTGTGGTGATCTCGGCTATAAGCCCGACGATTTTGCGATACTCGTACTCGCGTGGTGTTTGGACGCGAGTCAAATGTGTCAGTTTACGAAAGCCGAATTCATCCAGGGCCTACAGCGCATGAATGCGGCCAGCATCGAGGACATAAGAGCCCGGCTGCAGCAGATAGTGGAACGATTGCGAACGGACGGTACCGAAGATTTCAAGTCACTGTACCGGTTTACGTTTCGGTTTGGGCTCGAGCCCGGTCACCGGATACTTTCCCTAGACATGGCTATAAGTTTGTGGCGGCTCGTGTTTACCGTCCACACGCCAGATATTCTGCAGCGCTGGTTGGACTTTCTCGAGCAGCCCCAAAACATCCGGGGCGTCCCAAAGGACACCTGGAAcatgtttttgaattttgtggAAACCTGTGATATCGAAAATTATGATGATACGGAAGCGTGGCCAAGCCTCTTCGACGATTTCGTCGATTACGAACGTGATCGTACGGGGCATGAGGCTGCAAAGGTGAAGGACGACAATGGCGGagagccaccaccaccggagcATTCCGAGTACACCTGCTCATAG